A region of the Roseiflexus sp. RS-1 genome:
CCCTCACGGTCGCCCGACCATGATTCTGCTGACGACGACCCAGATTGAGCGTCAGTTCGGGCGGATCAGGTAGCGGTCACATCTCCCCACAGGTACGCGGCGATCTGCGGCGACAGGGTGATCTGTCGGTCGTCGCGCTGGAGGGTGACACCATAGACCGGAGAGCAATCAATAATGGCGAAACGCTCACCCGGCACCAGATGACTGTTTTGCAGGTAGCGGATCAGAACGGTATCTTCTTCGGCTTCCTCAGAGATGCGCCGCAGCGTGAATACCCCTCCCGGCGCGACCTGATCGAGGCGCACTGAACCCGTGTACGAGGCGCAGCGCCCTGGAATGGGATTGCCGTGGGGGCAGGTAGCGGCGTCGCCGACGAGTTCCTCGATGCGCTCCTCCAGGCGCGGCGAGAGAGCATGTTCCAGGCGCACCGCCTCCTCGTGAATTTCATGCCACTGCAACCCCATCACATCCACCAGGAAACGCTCCAGGATGCGATGTCGCCGCACCATCGCTTCCGCCAGACGAAAACCTTCATCGGTCAGCGAAATCTCACCGCGCCCATCGCGCATAATGTAGCCGCGATCCTCCATTCGGCTCACCATATCGGCGACCGTCGGCGGGGTGACATGCATCCATTCCGCCAGACGCGCGCTGATCACCGGTTCGCCACGCGCCGCCAGATAGTAGATGACTTCCAGATACTCGCGCATCTTTTCGGTCGGTCCGGCGTCGCCCGGCTTGCGCCGCGCTCTGGCATGTCGCGTTGTATCAGCCATACGCTTTGTCCTTGCCTGATAATGCTTTGATTATAGCAGAAACACGCCATCGGCGGCGCGCTGGATGCGCCGAACCTCAATAACCGCTTCCCGATTGATCGGACCATAGATGTGCGGGAAGAGGGGCGCCAGGTCTGCACCGGCTGGCGCCTCCCAGCGCACGGGCGCTGTGAGCGCATCCACGTCGATGACCAGTAGCACGAAATCGCCGGGAGTATCGCGGTACAGCGTATTGGCGACGCGCGCCATCAACGCTTCGCCCGCTGTGCAATGCACAAACCCGTCGGCGGCGAATTCAGCCAGAACATATGGTTCATGGTCGGGCCAGGTTGTCCAGCGCTCAGCCGGCGCCAGGTGGAAGATGATCGTTCTGCTCATGGCGCCTCCAACCCATCGAGTGCGGTATGCACCGGCGCCAGCGCAGGCGCAAGGCGGAGAAACGCTCCGCGGTAGACACGTTCGTACTGCGTGTGCGCCGCATCATCAGGCGCAATCGTGCGCTCGTTCAACTGCAACGCGCCAACCGCCTCATCCTCGTTGCGATAGACGCCCGCCGCAAGCCCGCCAAGCAGCGCGGCGCCCAGCGCGACGCTTTCGTCCATATCCAGCACCTGTAAAGGACGCCCCAGCACATCCGCCTTGATGCCGAGCCAGACCGGCAGGCGCGTCCCGCCGCCGATCACCCGAATTGTCGCAGCGCGCACCCCCAGCATGCCTTCGATATGCTCCAGCATATGACGCCACTCGAACGCCAGACCTTCGTAGACCGCACGCGCCAGCGCCGACCGCCCGCTGCTGGCAGTCAAACCCACAAACGCACCACGTTCACCGGCAGTCAGATGGGGCAGAAAGAGCACTCCCATACTGCCTGGAGGCGCCGAATCCGCCAGCGTTTCCACTTCGGCAGACGCCTCATGGAGCGACGCACCCGGCGCGATCAACCCGCGCAGCCACTCAACCGCCGCACCGCTGCTGAACAGGCCATCCATCGCGTAGTAGCGGTCACGCGCCACGTGCACTCCAAAGGTTACGTGCGTCCAGGAAGAGACATTGGCGACAAACAGACGCTCATCGAGCGGGATGTCGTCGAGCGGCAGAAACGCTGCTTCCGCCGTTCCCATCGAGTCAAGGCAATCACCCTGGCGGCGCACATTGGCTGCCAGTGCGCCGCACACATGGTCGTGACCGCCGGCGCCGACAATGGTTCCCGGTGACAGACCGGTCGCCGCTGCCGCCGATGGTGAGACCTCGCCAATGCGCGTGCCGCTTGCAACCAGTTCCGGCAGCAGATCACCCCGCAACCCGGCGCAATCGATCAGCGCACTCGACCAGCGGCGCGCGCGGAGATCGAAGAGCATACTGCGCGACGCCAGCGAATAATCGGTTGCACGCGCGCCGCACAGGCGAAAGGCAATATAATCGGCAATATGCAGCCAGGTTGTCGCGGCGGCATATCCTTCCGCCGCATGATCACGCAACCACTGCAACTTGAACATGCCGTAAATTGGCACAGGGATCATACCGGTCAGGCGAAACGTCTCGAGCGGATCGTCCTGAGCATTCCAGCGCTGCACGTAGGGCGCAGTACGACGGTCGTACCAGGCGATCACCGGCGCGACCGGCTCACCGCGCGCATCGACCAGCACACCCGCCTCGCCGACGCTTGCCACTGCCAGACCACGCACCCGTTGCGGATCGTCGAGCGGCGCCAGGGCGCAGCGGATGACATCGACCACCGCCTGCCAGAGCATGTCGGGATCATGTTCAGCCCACCCCGGATGCGGTCGCTCGACCGGCGTGGCTGTGCTGGCGGCAGACACACAGGCGCCGTGGAGATCAAACACCAGCGCTTTGATGTTGGTCGTCCCAACATCGATACCGAGCAACAGATCGTCAGCCATACGGTTCAATCATACAGACCGGTGAGTAAATCATAACACAACCAGACGATGACGAAAATAGCAATGCCGGATGGCATCATCCGGCATTACTCGCAAAAAGGCGCAGAAAACCAGGCACGGGCGGACATCTACCAGAGCAAGCCGCCGTCCACCTGAATGACCGAACCGGTCATAAAACTCGATTCATCCGACGCGAGGAAGACATACACTGCAGCGACCTCTTCCGGCTTACCGAGTCGGCGTAGCGGCGTGCGTTCGCAGACCGTCTGGATCACCTTCTCCGGGATGGTCGTAATCATCTCAGTAGCGATGAATCCCGGCGTGACCGCATTGACCCGCACACCCGACGGACCGAGTTCCCGCGCCCAGGTCTTGGTCATTGCAATGACGCCGCCTTTGGTTGCGGCATAGTTCGACTGACCGAAGTTGCCGTACAGCCCGACGATAGAACTGACGTTAATGATCGAGCCGCTCCCCTGAGCGCTCATGTGCGGCGCAACGGCGCGCGCGCACAACCAGACGCCCTTGAGATTGACATTGATCACCGCGTCCCATTGCTGCTCGGTCATTTTGACCAGGCGAGCGTCGCGCGTAATACCGGCATTGTTGAGCAGCACATCGATCCGACCACCCCACGCCAGCACCGTTTCGACCATCGACTCCACCGACGCTGCCTGAGAGACATCAGCCTGGACAGCAAGCGCTCGACCGTCCAGCCTGGTAATCTCTGCCACCGTCGCTTCAGCGCCGGCCATATTGATGTCAACAACGGCGACGTGCGCCCCTTCGCGAGCGAAGGCAATCGCGGTCGCTTTACCAATGCCGTGACCTGCGCCGGTCACAATTGCAACCTTACCCTTCAGGCGCATCGTCTTCATCTCCTCGTTGATGATAACGTCTTAGATCGAGCGATCGGCAAGCCAGGCATCGATCTGCGGCCACAAGCCGCGACGCGCCCCGCTGCCAGCCATAATGCCGATATGACCGCCTGGCATGATGATCTGATGTTTGTCGGTACTGCTGACACGATCCAGGATCGTTTCCGACTGACACGGCGGCACGATGTGATCCTGTCGCGCAATAATGTTGAGCAGCGATGCTTTGATGTCCCCCAGGTTGACCGGGCGACCGCGCATGATCCAGGTGCCGTTCATCAGGCGGTTCTCGCGGTAGAGATCGACGACCAGTTGCCGGTATGCCGCGCCGGCAAACGGGACGCCATCGCTCACCCAGGTATTCATCGCCTGCCACGACTCGACGATCTTTGGATCGTCGAGGTTATCAAGCAACCGCAGATAATTGCCGACCAGATTTTCGACCGGTTTGAGCAGTTTGCTGCCGACATCGATCATTTCGCCGGGGTAGTTGCCGGTCTGTTCGAGAATTGCGTCCAGGTTGAAGTAATCTTCCTTCAGCCACTTGGGGAAGGGACCTATCGCATCCTTGTTGGAGAAGTCGATCGGTGCAGTGAGGAGGATCAGGTTGCGCAAACCGTCGTCCGGGCGCATTGCCGCATAGATCGCCGCCAGGGTTGCGCCGATGCACCAGCCAAGCATGCTGAAGTCGCGCTGCCCGCTGTGCATTTGCAGGCGTCGCACGGCGCGCGGCAGGTATTCGAGCGCGTAATCATCGAAGGTCAGGTGCGCGTCTTCCGGACCGGGCGCACCCCAATCGACGAGATACACGTTGTACCCCTGCTGCACCATGTACTCGACAAAACTATTGCCTGGGCGCAGGTCGAAGATGTACGGTTTGTTGATCAGAGCAAAGACCAGCAACAGCGGCACGCGCTTACGCTTCTCGGCTGGCGCCTGGGGATAGTAGTGATAGAGGGTCGTCTTATTCAGCGTCCAGATCGCTTCTTTTGGCGTCTGCGCCACTTTTGCCTTTTGCTTGCCCGTCGCGATCCTGACCCCCATCTCATACGCTTTCCCAAGACGTTCAACCTCAGTGTACAGATTTTTTGCCACTGTTGCCGGATCTACAGGAAAGAGCGTCGTCTCAGGCGACGTCGTCATCGACATACTCCTTGTTGCTCAAACGCGGCACATGCCGCAGGTTTAAAACCCCTCGATAGCGTGATCTTCTTTGACCTCTTCAGGCGTCGGCGTTTCGGGTTCCGGCGGTTGAAGCGGTCGTGGCGCTTTCCGGCGCTTCTGCGCAGCCTCCGCCTGCTCCAGCGCCGCCTGCTGCAATCGTTCGATCAACTGGAGCATCTGATCAGCCTTATGGTCAAGCGCCGCCAGACGCTGCTCCATGCCGTTGAGTTCCACTCCTTCTTGCCGGTTCTGTTCGAGTTGCTCGGTGAGCATCTCGACGATCACCGGTGTTTGGGTGCGCAACGCATGCATCAACTGGTCGATCTTTATCTCGATATCGTCCAGACGCATTTCGATATTCGTCACCCGGCGCGCCAGCGTGGTGAGTTCGTCGCGTGATGGCAGGTTCAGCCGCGCCAGCGACGTCTTCATCGACGTGTTGATCAGGTTCTGAAGCGGCGCCGACGCAATCAGATAGGAATCGAGCGTCGCGCCGATCCAGCGTGCAAACGTCTCAGTATTGACCAGGTCGATCATCGCCTTGGCCCACGCGTCGAGCGTCGCATCGCGGGCCTTGCGCAGATTGCCAATCGGATCGTTCGGATCAAAGCCGTTTTTCTGGCCCATTCGCGTCTCCTTCGACAGGTGCGCCCGACAAGGGCGGATTGTATGCTGGGGTCCGGTTGCGGCTCAAGCGCAGGTTCTCAGAGGGGATAAAAAAGACGCGCTCTGCGCAACCATTTCTGTTTATGAGGGTAGTCGGGACAGTTACAGGTTGGATACAGCGCCACAGATGCGCTGTAGCGACCGATCGCGCCGGAAAGACAGGAAGATTCCCTCTTGACAACCCTGATCTTGTGAGATATTATATCGCCGGTCACTGAGAAGTTGCTCCCTGGTAGGCGCGGCTTCACACAAACACAGGTTACTGCTCCGGCCCGTCGAAAGACGCTCAGGGGCGCACAGCAGGCTCGGCTTAAGGGCTTTGCCAAGGTAACTACGGTTCAACCGTTACGTTGTGTGAAAGCTTAAGATCAACCGGAGGGGGAGCGTTCGCAAGAGCGTTCGATCCCTCTGGCAATGCCAGGGGGATTTCTATTTGAGGCAGATATGGACGAAGGCGGTCATTGTAGTCGGCGGCGCAACGCCGCAACAGCACTCCAGACGCATCTCCTTCTCGTCAGTGTCGCGTAGTTCTGGCTACGTTCCTTCTTGACACCCTGGCGAGAAAGGTGCGCCAGGGTTGTTTGTTGAGCGCAAGCCCGATGTGCGCACCCCCGGCGCGCATCTCCCATCCACGGCGTTGCGCTGCTGTCTTCCAGGTCTCTGACAACAATTTGTGATTGCACGCTACAACCGTCTGTCCCTTGCTGGCAGGCGGTCAGGGAGCGCTTGCTCTCCGTTGTGCGTGCATGTCGGTCGGCGCCGATCGTCGGATCGCGCGCATGGTTTGTTGCGCCCTGCAACCGCCGCACAGATGGAAACTTTTGGCTTGAAGGCGAAAGGAGGAACCCGCGATGCTGACGATCCGCTGGACGATGGACAAAGATGGGCGCCTGACCGCGACATTCGTGCGCCCGAAGAAGGTGCGCCCGCTCTCGCAGACCACCGACATGCCACAAACACTGGTGATCCGCAATCGCCGGACTCAGACCGCCACGACGCTGCAGCGCGCAGCGACAGGCGAGCGAGCGCCGGAACCAGAGCCGATGTATCAGGTCGTCGGAGTCGAATAAGCGCACATTCGGAGGAACTGCTTATGCTGGCAACCACACACCTCTATCGCCAGGCGACGCTGCGCTGGTTGCTGATCGAAGCCATCCAGCGCGCCTGGCGTCGCCACCAGGTGATCGTGTCACTCTATCGGCGTCTGGCAGATCGAGCGCCCGATGAGCGGCACGAGATCCTGTTGATCCGGATGGCGGAACAGGAACGCTTCCACCAGCAGCGCTATGAGCGGATGTTGACTCGACTGCATGCTCTGCCGTCCGAAGGTCTCGACTCTTTTGACCGCGTCTGGCTGTGGCTCCTGCCACGCTGCGGTTCGGACGTTGCACTGCGCTGGGCTGAGTGGATCGAGCAGCGCGATACGCGAGCGATTCTGGATGCGGCGCTGCTCCTGCGCGCCTTTCGGTGACCATACCGGCTGTGAGAAGCCTCCTGACAACGACGACGTTGCGTTCGATGTTGGAATCTCGTTACCAAAGCCTTGACCATCTCAGGAGGACACGTATGCGCGTGACGTTTCCTGACGCGGGCGTGCTGCGCCCGCGCTTCAAGCTGACGCCCTGGGACCTTGTGGTCGTCCCGCTGGTGATCGTGGCGATCCTGTTGCTGACGGTCGCGTTTCAGGGCGCGTCGCAGCCATTCGATGAGACGACGCCTGATCTAACTGTTTCTCTAAATCCTGCCAACCTGCCCTATTACGGGTTGCGGACGGTGTTCCGCATGTTCCTTGCTGTGCTGCTGAGCCTGCTGTTCACGTTCACCGTGGCGACCCTGGCAGCCAAGTCGCGGCGCGCTGAGATCGTTATCATTCCAGCGCTGGATTTCCTCCAGTCACTGCCAATCCTGGGGTTCCTGACGGTGACAACGGCGATTTTTCTCGGCATGTTCCGCGGCAGCCTGCTCGGTCTGGAGGCGGCCAGTATCTTTGCAATCTTTACCTCGCAGGTGTGGAATATGGCCTTTAGCTTCTATCACTCGTTGATCACCACGCCCAGGGAGCTACAAGAGGCTGCTGCCGTGTTACGGCTCTCGCCGTGGAAAAAGTTCTGGAAGCTGGAAGTTCCTTTCGCAATGCCCGGTCTCATCTGGAACACAATGATGTCAGTATCGGGCGGGTGGTTCTTTGTGGTCGCCTCTGAGGTCATCTCGGTGGTCGGGCGCGACAATGATCAGTATCTGCCTGGAGTCGGCTCGTATGTCGGGCTGGCGATTGAGCAGGCGGATGTTGCGGCGATGGTGTATGCCGGTCTGACGTTACTGATAATCATTCTGATCTACGACCAGTTGATTTTCCGCCCTATCGTCGCCTGGTCTGAAAAATTCAAGTTCGAGCAGTCTGAGGCGCAGGAAGTTGCACAATCGTGGATGCTGCGTTTGTTGCAGCGGTCGGGGATCGCCAGCAGCCTGGGTGCGCTTGGCGCCGCGATCCGCCAGAGCATTCCGGTTCGGCTGACGGGTGATCATCCTGGTCCGCGCGTCGAACCGCAACCATCGCTGCGACCGATTGATCGTGCGATTGACCGGATCTGGTATGCGCTCGTGATCGCAGCGGCGCTGTGGGCGGTATGGTTCCTGGCGACGTATATGTTCGGTCCGGGGCTGGGTTTCGATAATGGTCGGATTCTGGCGGCAAATCCAAATGTCAATACCGATCTCAACCCGGAGATTGCCCGCCGTTTTGCTGCCGTCGGAGTCACGGTCAACCCCGATCATACAGTCTGGCTGTCGGCTGTGTGCGCAGTGACCGCAGACGGGACGAGAGTCGGTGCAGAGATGGCGGAAGTGCTGCGTGACGAGCGCGTCGGCGCGCCGGGTGATCTGGCCGCCGCCTGCGCTACACCCATGGTACCTGCAGGCAAAGTATCCTGGTCAGAGGTACTGGAGTGCCTGTGGCTTGGACTGCTCACGACTATGCGAGTGGTGATCTGGATCGGCATCTCGACACTGGTCTGGACTCCGATTGGGGTCTGGATCGGATTGCGCCCGCGGGTCGCCCAGTTTGTGCAGCCGCTGGCGCAGTTTGCTGCTGCTTTCCCCGCTAACCTGCTCTTTCCGATTGCAGTGGTGCTCATCGCTACCTATGCGCTGCCGCAGAACCTGTTTCAGGCGCCACTGATGATTCTGGGAGCGCAGTGGTACATCCTGTTCAACGTGATCGCTGGCACGATCAGCATTCCAAACGATCTGAAAGAGGCTGCCCGGGTGCTTGGTCTGCGAGGGTGGGCATGGTGGCGCAAACTGATTATTCCGGCAATCTTTCCAGCGTTCGTCACCGGCGGGATTACGGCTTCGGGCGGTTCCTGGAATGCGTCCATCGTCTCTGAGGTCGTGTCGTGGGGCGCAACGACCCTCACCCTGACCGGTCTGGGCGCCTACATCGCCTACTGGAGCACTGGCGAGTTTAACCCGCACGTCGGTTTGGGCATGCTCGTAATGGGATTGCTCGTTCTGGGATTCAACCGCCTGTTCTGGCGCCGACTCTATGCGCTGGCTGAAACCCGTTTCCGTCTGGATTAGGGAGTGTTATGACCTCTAGAAAAGACTGGAGACACACAATGACAACGAGTGACATCACTTCTGCATCGGCTCGTGAGCGTCTGCTTCAAGCGGGTTGGATGAGGCTGGACCGGCAGCAAGGTGATCGGCTGGCGGAGGTGAAACACATGTATGGCATCGATCTGTCGGCAAGGGTCGGACGCGCGGCAGTTGAGGAGTACGGCTTTGTGATCATCCCGGTCGACCTGATCGTTTACCAGCATCATGAATACCGGGAGACAAACGTTGTGTTCGCCCTCGGCAACTCCGTGCTGATCAGTGTCGAGCACGATGCGCGTCTTGGCGCGTTGGATGTGGCAAGCCGAATCGTGCTCGAAGAAGTTCAGGCTGGCAAGACCCATGATCCTGCTTCTGTCCTGTTTCTCATTCTGCAATCGCTCAACGACGCAGCTCATGCGACCATCCGGGAGATCTCCGAGCGTCTCGACGAACTTGGCGAGTCTGTAGCCACTGCAGGGGGCGGCTACCAGATAACTGGGCGCCAGGTCGGTGTCGCAGACATCGCCGATACGGTAGTCACACTGGCTGAAGCCGAAGAACTGGTTGCGAAGACAGTCGAGAGCCAGTTGATGCTTGCCCGAGCCGTCCGCTGGCTGCGGCGTGTTGCGGGTCATACGCAGTTTGGTCAGGCGCTGCCCACGCTGTTGTCGGACATCCATAGCCTGCGGCGCTACGCGCACTTTCAGCACGGCAAGATCCGCAACCTGCAGCAATCGCTGATGACCACGCTCGATCTCAAGCAAAACAATGTGATCAAAGTGTTCACCATCGTGACTGCGGTCTTCACGCCGCCGACCCTGGTCGCCGCCTTTTACGGACAAAACTTTGCTGAGATGCCCGAACTGTTTCTGCCATGGGGAGAATGGGCGGTCATCGTTCTTACGGGCTTGAGCGCCATTCTGCCATTGTTTTACATCAGAAAGAAGGGGTGGATGCGATGAAAAAGGTCAACGAACTACCTGCCTGGGTTCGCCTGCAGGTAAGCAACCAGCAGGAGCTTGAAGATGTAGCCCGAATGTATGGGCTGCCCCTGACGACCGAGACCATGGTTCGACCTGAAGGCGTCCTGCGCATTCGCTGTACAAGACTCGAAGGGTTGCGCCTGTTAGTGACCGATATGCTGTGGTTCCAACGTGACGATCAGACTCCCCTCTACACGGTGGAGACAGTTCACGGTGAGCTATGGCCCGGTCAGGCGCGCGAGTGGATGCAGGCTCAGGGGCTTCCGTTTGAAAGTTCCCACGCGACGGCGCTGGTTCTCTTGCACCAGTTAGTGGTCCAGACGGCAAAAGTGCTCGACGCGATCGATGATGGGTTGAGCGTAGCCGGGCACGTTAATGCTCGCCTCCTGACGAATGTTGGCACTGATGAGGCTGGCGGAGTTGAGGATGTAGCAAACTTAGATGCTTACCTATCGACCCTGCCTGCCCCGCTGTCTTTCGTGTTGCAATCGTTATACGACCTGGAACGGGCCGGGCGCCAGCTGCGCCGCGCTGTTCTTCAACGGTCATGGTTGACGGTTGAGCGCGTTGATGAATTGGTCGCCGAGATTGAAAGCGTGCAGCGACGTGCATGCTTCATGCAGGAGAGACAGCGATTTCATCAACTGGCAGCGCAAGAAACCGTCGCAATGAGCGACCTGAATGTGGTCAAGGTGTTCACAGTGCTATGGGCCATATTTGTACCGGGTACCGCCTTGATCAACTGGTATGGGCAGAACTTTCGGTTCATGCCGGAGTTGTCGTGGTTTGCCTCCTCGTGGGTACAAATGCTGGGCGTGCTATTAGTGACAGCAGTGCCCGTGATCATCATCAGACAAGCGGGGGCGCTCAGATAACGATACACAACAGATGAGCGGAGGGAGGTCCAACAATGCAACAGTTTACTTACGGCAGATGGTCTGGTGGGGTTGACACTCCCACAGAACCTCTCGTCTGGACACGAACTATAGACCGTGCGCAGAGCCAGACGTCTCGATACAAACCATCAACGCGCTGGACCCGCTACGAAAAATTGTCATTCGTCATGATGGGTCTCGCCTGGGGTATCACGATTGCGATCGTGACGGCGCTGCATTTTGGCAACTACCATCTGGAGACGCGCACGTCTTCCACATCGGGTACGCACAGGGAGTTTTATCTTGAGAAGAACGTCATTCCCGATAACTCGTCCGAAGGTGAAGGAGGATCTCGATGAGCCAGAACGAAGCGTTTTCGGTTCCAGTTACTATCAATCAGACGCCCCCGGTTAACCGGTGGCTGCGTGTCAGCGCTGCCCAGACCGATGCACTCGCAGTGATCAAGCAACGCCTGGGCATCGACCTTATCCAGACTGTGACAAGCGGTATCAGCCAGGTAGGGGAATTCCTGATTTACCCTCTGACGTTTCTGAGCGTCGAGGGGAACAAGAAGATAATCAGCAAGGTGATCTTTATAGTTGGGCGGGAGATTCTTGTCTCCCTGGAGCCAGAGCCTGCTCCAAAACCGCTCGGCGTCGCGGTATCACGGATGCAGCGTGACGGACGTGATAACGATGCATTCGAAGCCTTCGCTATTGTCTTGCAGTCGATCAACGATGCCACCGACGAACTGCTCGACTCGTTGAACGAGGATCTCGGCGAGGCGCTGGTGCAGACGAATGCCGTTCTCAATAGCCTCGAATCACGCGAGCGTGACTTCGGGGTCAGCGATGTCGTATCGACCCAGGTTGAGTTGGGCGTAGTCGAGGATTTGCTTTCGGAGTGCATCCAGACCCAACTGCAACTCGCCCTGGTGGCGAGACAAACGCTGGCGCGTCTTCCGCAGGAGTTTTCCCATCTCAGGCAACGTTACCACACCCTCATTGATGACATCGAAGGGGTCGAGGAGCACGTGCATTTCGTCCATGACCGTGTACGTCTCTTACAAACGTCCAATAACCTGGCGCTGAGCGTCAAGCAGAATCAGATTGTCAAGGTGTTTTCGGTGCTCACCGCAGTGTTTCTGCCCGCTCTACTCATTTCGACGTACTACAGCATGAATTTCGCCTATATGCCTATCCTGGAGTGGCAGTACGGCGAGCCGATGGTTATCGCCCTGACGGCGTTGCTGGCGCTGCTGCCACTGATTTACGTCAAACAGCGCGGGTTGCTACGGTAATTGAATGACGCAAGTTTTTACCGGTGGTCTGCAAACGCCTTAGAACACCGGTGCTAACCCCTCGCACAAGGAGGCGCTGATCATGAAGAAGCTCTCGTATGAAACGATGGATGAGACGTTTAACGGCACAGCCAGCTTCGGACTTGTTTGGAACGCTGACCTGACGCTTCAGGACGACATTGCCGGGGCTGCGCAGCGGCGGCGCGAAGCCATAGCACGGGCCCGCGCCAATCGTCCCCGCATTGCGCAACTCGAGCGGGAGATCATTCAGGCCGTCATTGTGTTGTACTTGCTGATCCTGGGCAGTTTTGCAGGGCTGCACCTGTATGGCAGGTATACGATAGCGGCGCCGGTGC
Encoded here:
- a CDS encoding PHA/PHB synthase family protein, translated to MTTSPETTLFPVDPATVAKNLYTEVERLGKAYEMGVRIATGKQKAKVAQTPKEAIWTLNKTTLYHYYPQAPAEKRKRVPLLLVFALINKPYIFDLRPGNSFVEYMVQQGYNVYLVDWGAPGPEDAHLTFDDYALEYLPRAVRRLQMHSGQRDFSMLGWCIGATLAAIYAAMRPDDGLRNLILLTAPIDFSNKDAIGPFPKWLKEDYFNLDAILEQTGNYPGEMIDVGSKLLKPVENLVGNYLRLLDNLDDPKIVESWQAMNTWVSDGVPFAGAAYRQLVVDLYRENRLMNGTWIMRGRPVNLGDIKASLLNIIARQDHIVPPCQSETILDRVSSTDKHQIIMPGGHIGIMAGSGARRGLWPQIDAWLADRSI
- a CDS encoding ABC transporter permease, with product MRVTFPDAGVLRPRFKLTPWDLVVVPLVIVAILLLTVAFQGASQPFDETTPDLTVSLNPANLPYYGLRTVFRMFLAVLLSLLFTFTVATLAAKSRRAEIVIIPALDFLQSLPILGFLTVTTAIFLGMFRGSLLGLEAASIFAIFTSQVWNMAFSFYHSLITTPRELQEAAAVLRLSPWKKFWKLEVPFAMPGLIWNTMMSVSGGWFFVVASEVISVVGRDNDQYLPGVGSYVGLAIEQADVAAMVYAGLTLLIIILIYDQLIFRPIVAWSEKFKFEQSEAQEVAQSWMLRLLQRSGIASSLGALGAAIRQSIPVRLTGDHPGPRVEPQPSLRPIDRAIDRIWYALVIAAALWAVWFLATYMFGPGLGFDNGRILAANPNVNTDLNPEIARRFAAVGVTVNPDHTVWLSAVCAVTADGTRVGAEMAEVLRDERVGAPGDLAAACATPMVPAGKVSWSEVLECLWLGLLTTMRVVIWIGISTLVWTPIGVWIGLRPRVAQFVQPLAQFAAAFPANLLFPIAVVLIATYALPQNLFQAPLMILGAQWYILFNVIAGTISIPNDLKEAARVLGLRGWAWWRKLIIPAIFPAFVTGGITASGGSWNASIVSEVVSWGATTLTLTGLGAYIAYWSTGEFNPHVGLGMLVMGLLVLGFNRLFWRRLYALAETRFRLD
- a CDS encoding FGGY-family carbohydrate kinase, which translates into the protein MADDLLLGIDVGTTNIKALVFDLHGACVSAASTATPVERPHPGWAEHDPDMLWQAVVDVIRCALAPLDDPQRVRGLAVASVGEAGVLVDARGEPVAPVIAWYDRRTAPYVQRWNAQDDPLETFRLTGMIPVPIYGMFKLQWLRDHAAEGYAAATTWLHIADYIAFRLCGARATDYSLASRSMLFDLRARRWSSALIDCAGLRGDLLPELVASGTRIGEVSPSAAAATGLSPGTIVGAGGHDHVCGALAANVRRQGDCLDSMGTAEAAFLPLDDIPLDERLFVANVSSWTHVTFGVHVARDRYYAMDGLFSSGAAVEWLRGLIAPGASLHEASAEVETLADSAPPGSMGVLFLPHLTAGERGAFVGLTASSGRSALARAVYEGLAFEWRHMLEHIEGMLGVRAATIRVIGGGTRLPVWLGIKADVLGRPLQVLDMDESVALGAALLGGLAAGVYRNEDEAVGALQLNERTIAPDDAAHTQYERVYRGAFLRLAPALAPVHTALDGLEAP
- a CDS encoding CorA family divalent cation transporter, with translation MKKVNELPAWVRLQVSNQQELEDVARMYGLPLTTETMVRPEGVLRIRCTRLEGLRLLVTDMLWFQRDDQTPLYTVETVHGELWPGQAREWMQAQGLPFESSHATALVLLHQLVVQTAKVLDAIDDGLSVAGHVNARLLTNVGTDEAGGVEDVANLDAYLSTLPAPLSFVLQSLYDLERAGRQLRRAVLQRSWLTVERVDELVAEIESVQRRACFMQERQRFHQLAAQETVAMSDLNVVKVFTVLWAIFVPGTALINWYGQNFRFMPELSWFASSWVQMLGVLLVTAVPVIIIRQAGALR
- a CDS encoding magnesium transporter CorA family protein, which encodes MTTSDITSASARERLLQAGWMRLDRQQGDRLAEVKHMYGIDLSARVGRAAVEEYGFVIIPVDLIVYQHHEYRETNVVFALGNSVLISVEHDARLGALDVASRIVLEEVQAGKTHDPASVLFLILQSLNDAAHATIREISERLDELGESVATAGGGYQITGRQVGVADIADTVVTLAEAEELVAKTVESQLMLARAVRWLRRVAGHTQFGQALPTLLSDIHSLRRYAHFQHGKIRNLQQSLMTTLDLKQNNVIKVFTIVTAVFTPPTLVAAFYGQNFAEMPELFLPWGEWAVIVLTGLSAILPLFYIRKKGWMR
- a CDS encoding DUF952 domain-containing protein; this encodes MSRTIIFHLAPAERWTTWPDHEPYVLAEFAADGFVHCTAGEALMARVANTLYRDTPGDFVLLVIDVDALTAPVRWEAPAGADLAPLFPHIYGPINREAVIEVRRIQRAADGVFLL
- a CDS encoding metal-dependent transcriptional regulator produces the protein MADTTRHARARRKPGDAGPTEKMREYLEVIYYLAARGEPVISARLAEWMHVTPPTVADMVSRMEDRGYIMRDGRGEISLTDEGFRLAEAMVRRHRILERFLVDVMGLQWHEIHEEAVRLEHALSPRLEERIEELVGDAATCPHGNPIPGRCASYTGSVRLDQVAPGGVFTLRRISEEAEEDTVLIRYLQNSHLVPGERFAIIDCSPVYGVTLQRDDRQITLSPQIAAYLWGDVTAT
- the fabG gene encoding 3-oxoacyl-ACP reductase FabG; translated protein: MRLKGKVAIVTGAGHGIGKATAIAFAREGAHVAVVDINMAGAEATVAEITRLDGRALAVQADVSQAASVESMVETVLAWGGRIDVLLNNAGITRDARLVKMTEQQWDAVINVNLKGVWLCARAVAPHMSAQGSGSIINVSSIVGLYGNFGQSNYAATKGGVIAMTKTWARELGPSGVRVNAVTPGFIATEMITTIPEKVIQTVCERTPLRRLGKPEEVAAVYVFLASDESSFMTGSVIQVDGGLLW